Proteins encoded within one genomic window of Mycolicibacterium monacense:
- a CDS encoding alpha/beta fold hydrolase — MVMQTLHVGDDGWPVMGEVIGRGELIIMLHGGGPDHYSMRPLADRLARRYRVALPDIRGYGASQCPDPTLHRWDQYVTDTVAIMHALDATSTHLVGAGLGCTIALRTCLQHPHVARSAVIISAEAIEDDDDKAADAKLMDRFADRARSRGLQAAWSCLFLTCSRSLPTSSPRPFRALTPKAPLPQRQSGMTAPSPPSRNSGASTLRRSSSPAMTHVTPRNSRAPSPTPFRTEYSPRPQCPTCSTTPTTWRALAPRKSNSSSPPPRTRILKAIEGVAQLQPSAAAGFPLIGLDGAALAGDLA, encoded by the coding sequence ATGGTGATGCAAACGTTGCACGTCGGGGATGACGGGTGGCCGGTCATGGGCGAGGTCATCGGCCGCGGCGAGCTGATCATCATGCTGCACGGCGGTGGGCCCGATCACTACAGCATGCGGCCACTTGCCGACCGACTTGCTCGCCGGTATCGCGTTGCGCTGCCCGATATTCGAGGATACGGAGCATCACAATGCCCCGACCCGACGTTGCACCGCTGGGATCAGTACGTCACCGACACCGTCGCGATCATGCACGCGCTCGACGCCACGTCCACCCACCTTGTCGGCGCCGGCCTCGGCTGCACGATCGCCTTGCGGACATGCCTCCAACACCCCCATGTCGCCCGGTCCGCGGTCATCATCAGTGCTGAAGCCATCGAGGACGACGACGACAAGGCCGCAGACGCAAAGCTGATGGACCGCTTCGCCGACCGCGCCCGCTCCCGCGGTCTACAGGCCGCCTGGAGCTGTTTGTTCCTCACCTGCAGCCGCTCATTGCCCACCTCGTCACCGAGGCCATTCCGCGCGCTAACGCCCAAAGCGCCGCTGCCGCAGCGGCAATCGGGCATGACCGCGCCTTCGCCACCGTCGAGGAACTCCGGCGCATCGACACTCCGGCGCTCATCATCGCCGGCGATGACCCACGTCACCCCACGCAACTCGCGCGCACCCTCGCCGACACCCTTCCGCACGGAGTACTCGCCGAGGCCACAATGTCCGACCTGCTCGACAACGCCGACGACCTGGCGCGCGCTCGCGCCCCGGAAATCGAACAGTTCCTCGCCACCACCTCGGACCCGGATACTTAAGGCCATCGAGGGAGTGGCGCAGCTCCAGCCGTCAGCTGCAGCAGGATTTCCCCTTATCGGCCTTGATGGGGCGGCGCTCGCCGGTGATTTGGCTTAA
- a CDS encoding heavy-metal-associated domain-containing protein, whose amino-acid sequence MSTTKYAVTGMTCGHCELSVREEVSEVAGVQDIEVSATTGTLIVTSSGPVDDAQILRAVDEAGYSAVRVA is encoded by the coding sequence ATGAGCACGACCAAGTACGCCGTCACGGGAATGACCTGCGGGCACTGCGAGCTGTCAGTGCGAGAAGAAGTCAGCGAGGTCGCCGGTGTTCAAGACATCGAGGTCAGCGCCACGACGGGCACTCTGATCGTGACCTCCAGCGGTCCCGTCGATGACGCCCAGATCCTGCGTGCGGTCGACGAGGCCGGCTATTCGGCGGTGCGGGTCGCATGA
- a CDS encoding DUF1942 domain-containing protein, translated as MRLRVIMAVLACVTLLGAAATLAPPAVAAMPCGHQFGSPQQLTDAGGAVVQEWVISDLRESSVALPGYTARGQVWEASATVRAVTGTVTPIIPNLYTVTADGQRYPVLWQIASPQGLPATTLGQGQASSGAIYFDAVGPQPMAVVYDNGTPTQLFWCCTGSMMMPMEKCPMCADMQRACPHCPGGM; from the coding sequence ATGCGTCTTCGCGTCATCATGGCGGTACTCGCCTGCGTGACTCTTCTCGGTGCCGCAGCTACTCTCGCGCCGCCCGCAGTAGCGGCGATGCCGTGCGGACATCAGTTCGGCTCGCCTCAACAGCTCACCGATGCGGGGGGCGCAGTCGTCCAGGAGTGGGTCATCTCGGATCTGCGAGAGTCCTCGGTCGCCTTGCCCGGATACACGGCCCGCGGTCAAGTCTGGGAAGCTTCGGCCACCGTTCGAGCCGTCACCGGCACGGTGACTCCGATAATCCCGAATCTGTACACGGTCACCGCAGACGGCCAGCGTTATCCCGTCCTGTGGCAGATCGCCAGCCCACAAGGCCTTCCGGCTACCACCCTCGGCCAGGGCCAAGCCTCCAGCGGGGCGATCTACTTTGATGCAGTTGGCCCACAGCCCATGGCGGTGGTTTACGACAACGGCACTCCTACGCAGCTGTTTTGGTGTTGCACGGGCTCCATGATGATGCCAATGGAGAAGTGTCCGATGTGCGCCGACATGCAGCGCGCCTGCCCCCATTGTCCCGGCGGGATGTAG
- a CDS encoding heavy metal translocating P-type ATPase, giving the protein MTTTTPVSGPSIELRIGGMTCASCANRIERKLNKIDGVAATVNYATEKATVTVPDGYDPAQLIAEVETAGYSAALPTPEKPAPPGEDAGETDDPDMVSLRHRLTGSVLLSVPVIAMAMIPTLQFTYWQWASLVLAAPVIVWAAWPFHRAAWANLRHATATMDTLISLGTLSAFLWSLYALFFGTAGIPGMKHPFELTLAPSHGAANIYLEVAAGVTTFILAGRYFEKRSKRQAGAALRALLEMGAKEVSVLRDGAESKIAVEDLMVGDEFVVRPGQKIATDGVVVSGTSAVDASMLTGESVPVEVGPGDTVVGATVNAGGRLVVRAARVGSDTQLAQMAQLVENAQTGKAQVQRLADRISGVFVPTVLAIAVITLGAWLGAGFPVAAAFTAAVAVLVIACPCALGLATPTALLVGTGRGAQMGVLIKGPEVLESTRKVDTVVLDKTGTVTTGKMTLVDVVTAPGTERGNLLRLAGALENASEHPIAQAIAVAATEELGTLPTPEDFANVEGKGVQGIVDGHAVVVGRESLLADWSQHLSPELARAKAGAEAQGKTVVAVGWDGEARGVLVVADTVKPTSAQAISQMRELGLTPVLLTGDNEAVARQIAAEVGIDTVIAEVMPKDKVDVIVRLQSEGKSVAMVGDGVNDAPALAQADLGLAMGTGTDVAIEASDITLVRGDLRSAVDAIRLSRKTLSTIKTNLFWAFAYNVAAVPVAALGMLNPMLAGAAMAFSSIFVVGNSLRLRGFKSTSILSPYPLKPPLRQPLLH; this is encoded by the coding sequence ATGACGACAACGACCCCCGTGTCCGGCCCGAGCATCGAGCTACGCATCGGAGGAATGACCTGCGCCTCCTGCGCCAACCGCATCGAGCGCAAGCTCAACAAGATCGATGGCGTCGCGGCAACAGTCAATTACGCGACCGAGAAGGCCACCGTCACGGTGCCCGACGGATACGATCCCGCGCAGCTGATCGCCGAGGTCGAAACCGCCGGCTACAGCGCCGCGCTACCCACACCGGAGAAGCCCGCCCCGCCTGGGGAGGATGCAGGCGAGACCGACGACCCCGACATGGTGTCCCTGCGCCACCGGCTGACCGGTTCGGTGCTGCTGTCGGTGCCGGTCATCGCGATGGCGATGATTCCCACGCTGCAGTTCACCTACTGGCAGTGGGCGTCGCTGGTGCTGGCTGCGCCGGTGATCGTCTGGGCGGCGTGGCCGTTTCACCGTGCTGCCTGGGCCAACCTGCGGCACGCTACGGCGACGATGGACACGCTCATCTCCCTGGGCACCTTGTCGGCCTTCCTGTGGTCGCTGTACGCGCTGTTCTTCGGGACCGCCGGCATCCCAGGAATGAAGCATCCGTTCGAACTGACACTCGCACCGTCTCACGGCGCCGCCAACATCTACCTCGAAGTCGCCGCTGGAGTAACGACATTCATCCTTGCGGGGCGCTACTTCGAGAAACGGTCCAAACGGCAGGCCGGTGCGGCGCTGCGCGCCCTCCTGGAGATGGGCGCCAAGGAGGTGTCCGTGCTCCGCGACGGCGCGGAATCGAAGATCGCCGTCGAGGACCTGATGGTGGGCGACGAGTTCGTCGTGCGCCCGGGGCAGAAGATCGCCACCGACGGGGTGGTGGTGTCGGGGACATCGGCTGTCGATGCCTCGATGCTGACCGGGGAATCGGTCCCCGTGGAGGTCGGTCCAGGTGACACCGTGGTCGGTGCGACCGTCAACGCCGGCGGGCGGCTGGTGGTGCGCGCCGCCCGCGTCGGTTCCGACACCCAGTTGGCGCAGATGGCCCAACTGGTGGAGAACGCTCAAACGGGCAAGGCCCAGGTCCAGCGTCTGGCCGATCGCATCTCCGGTGTCTTCGTGCCGACCGTGCTCGCGATCGCGGTGATCACACTCGGCGCATGGTTGGGCGCGGGTTTCCCGGTCGCGGCCGCCTTCACCGCCGCGGTTGCTGTGCTGGTAATCGCCTGCCCCTGCGCGCTCGGTTTGGCCACGCCGACGGCACTGCTGGTGGGCACCGGTCGCGGCGCGCAAATGGGCGTTCTGATCAAGGGCCCGGAGGTGCTGGAGTCCACCCGCAAGGTCGACACCGTGGTGCTGGACAAGACCGGCACCGTGACCACCGGGAAGATGACCCTGGTCGACGTCGTTACCGCGCCGGGAACCGAACGCGGGAACCTGCTCCGGCTGGCAGGGGCGTTGGAGAACGCTTCGGAGCACCCGATCGCCCAGGCCATCGCCGTCGCTGCGACCGAAGAACTCGGGACGCTGCCCACCCCTGAGGATTTCGCCAATGTCGAAGGCAAGGGTGTGCAGGGCATCGTGGACGGCCACGCTGTCGTCGTGGGGCGCGAGTCACTGCTCGCCGACTGGTCCCAGCACCTTAGTCCAGAGTTGGCGCGGGCGAAAGCCGGTGCGGAAGCTCAGGGGAAGACTGTGGTCGCCGTCGGCTGGGACGGTGAGGCTCGCGGCGTGCTCGTCGTCGCGGATACCGTGAAACCGACTAGTGCGCAGGCGATTTCACAGATGCGTGAGCTTGGTTTGACGCCTGTGCTGCTCACCGGGGACAACGAGGCCGTCGCCCGGCAGATCGCTGCTGAGGTCGGCATCGACACCGTGATCGCCGAGGTGATGCCCAAGGACAAGGTCGACGTCATTGTCCGGCTGCAATCCGAGGGCAAATCGGTGGCGATGGTCGGCGATGGCGTCAATGACGCGCCCGCCCTCGCCCAAGCCGACCTCGGCCTGGCTATGGGTACCGGAACCGATGTGGCGATCGAAGCCTCCGACATCACCTTAGTACGCGGCGACCTGCGCAGCGCCGTCGACGCAATTCGGCTGTCCCGCAAAACACTATCGACAATCAAGACGAACCTGTTCTGGGCTTTCGCCTACAACGTCGCCGCCGTACCGGTTGCTGCACTGGGCATGCTCAACCCGATGCTGGCCGGCGCGGCCATGGCGTTCTCCAGCATCTTCGTCGTAGGCAACAGCCTCCGACTGCGCGGCTTCAAATCCACGTCCATCCTCAGCCCCTACCCACTAAAACCCCCACTGCGCCAACCCTTACTGCACTAA
- a CDS encoding heavy metal translocating P-type ATPase, whose translation MANHDEHAIATSHTGVHANHDGHGEHTVHDSDPHHDNHAGHGGHAGHGSDHVAVFRKLFLINLIIAVPVIAFSNMFAMLLGYEVPDVPGGRWIAPLLGTVMYVVGGRPFLTGAVSEIRSRKPGMMLLIGLAITVAFFASWGASLGLLHHELEFWWELALLIVIMLLGHWVEMRSLAQTTSALDSLAALLPDEAEKVDGERIITVSPADLQVGDLVVVRPGGSIPADGRIVDGRADMDESMVTGESRPVNRSVGDAVTAGTVATDSGLRLEITATGEDTALAGIQRLVTDAQNSSSRAQRLADRAAGWLFWFALGTAAITAAAWSIVGDPDASVIRAITVLVIACPHALGLAIPLVVSIATERAARGGVLIKDRLALEGMRTVDAVLFDKTGTLTKGEPTVTAIEVRGDLDDDSVLAVAAAAEAASEHPLARAIVKAADERGLTVPRAKGFSSSPAVGVTATVDGHEIRVGGPRLLDEIGAQEVHAATSWRDEGAIILHVIRDGAVAGGLRLADEIRPESRDAVDALHKLGVEVVMITGDAEAVAQAVGHELGIDRVFAGVRPEDKASKVAALQQEGKKVAMVGDGVNDAPALAQADVGIAIGAGTDVAIASAGVILASSDPRSVLSVIELSRASYRKMKQNLWWGAGYNLIAVPLAAGVLAPLGFVLPMSVGAILMSLSTIVVALNAQLLRRLDLSPEASTRAVLNR comes from the coding sequence ATGGCTAACCACGACGAGCACGCCATAGCGACATCGCACACCGGCGTCCACGCCAACCACGACGGCCACGGCGAGCACACCGTTCACGATTCCGACCCCCACCACGACAACCATGCCGGCCATGGGGGTCATGCCGGGCACGGGTCCGATCACGTCGCTGTGTTCCGGAAGCTCTTCTTGATCAACCTGATCATCGCCGTCCCGGTCATCGCGTTCTCGAACATGTTCGCAATGCTGCTCGGCTACGAAGTACCCGACGTCCCCGGCGGCCGCTGGATCGCGCCACTGTTGGGCACGGTCATGTATGTCGTCGGCGGGCGTCCCTTCCTTACCGGCGCCGTCAGCGAAATCCGTTCCCGCAAACCGGGAATGATGCTGCTCATCGGGCTGGCCATCACCGTCGCATTCTTCGCCTCCTGGGGTGCGAGCCTGGGCCTGCTCCACCACGAACTGGAGTTCTGGTGGGAACTGGCGCTGCTGATCGTCATCATGCTGCTCGGACACTGGGTCGAAATGCGCTCCTTGGCTCAGACCACCTCCGCACTGGACTCCCTGGCCGCCCTGCTTCCCGACGAGGCCGAGAAGGTCGACGGCGAACGAATCATCACCGTCTCACCCGCCGACCTGCAGGTGGGGGATCTGGTGGTCGTGCGACCCGGCGGCAGCATCCCCGCCGACGGCAGAATCGTCGACGGACGAGCGGACATGGACGAGTCGATGGTGACCGGTGAATCGCGGCCGGTGAACCGCAGCGTCGGAGATGCGGTGACAGCCGGAACTGTCGCCACAGATTCCGGGCTGCGGCTCGAAATCACCGCCACCGGCGAGGACACCGCCCTAGCGGGAATTCAGCGCCTGGTCACTGACGCCCAGAACTCGTCCTCGCGAGCCCAACGCCTCGCCGACCGCGCGGCGGGATGGCTGTTTTGGTTTGCCCTAGGGACCGCCGCCATCACTGCCGCGGCATGGTCGATCGTCGGAGACCCCGACGCCTCCGTCATAAGAGCCATTACCGTGCTCGTCATCGCCTGCCCCCATGCGTTGGGATTAGCGATACCACTTGTCGTCTCGATCGCCACCGAACGCGCCGCGCGGGGAGGCGTGCTGATCAAGGATCGCCTGGCCCTAGAAGGTATGCGCACCGTCGACGCCGTTCTCTTCGACAAAACCGGCACCCTCACCAAGGGCGAACCAACCGTGACCGCGATCGAGGTCCGCGGCGACCTCGACGACGACTCCGTGCTCGCCGTCGCGGCCGCCGCCGAGGCCGCCAGTGAACACCCCCTGGCACGAGCGATCGTGAAAGCCGCCGACGAGCGGGGACTGACTGTGCCACGCGCGAAAGGCTTCTCGTCGTCTCCCGCCGTCGGGGTGACTGCCACGGTCGACGGACACGAGATCCGCGTGGGCGGCCCCCGCCTGCTCGACGAGATCGGCGCACAAGAGGTTCACGCGGCGACCTCGTGGCGCGACGAGGGCGCAATCATCCTGCACGTCATCCGCGACGGTGCTGTGGCCGGCGGGCTGCGCCTGGCCGACGAGATCCGCCCCGAGTCCCGCGACGCCGTCGATGCCTTGCACAAGCTCGGCGTCGAGGTGGTCATGATCACCGGTGACGCCGAAGCCGTCGCGCAGGCGGTAGGTCACGAACTCGGCATCGACCGGGTGTTCGCCGGAGTACGCCCGGAAGACAAGGCGTCGAAAGTTGCTGCGCTGCAACAGGAGGGCAAGAAGGTCGCGATGGTCGGCGATGGCGTCAACGACGCGCCCGCGTTGGCACAGGCCGACGTCGGCATCGCGATCGGCGCCGGCACCGATGTTGCCATCGCCTCTGCCGGTGTGATCCTGGCCAGCTCCGACCCGCGCTCGGTGCTCTCGGTCATCGAACTGTCGCGTGCCAGCTACCGAAAGATGAAGCAGAACCTCTGGTGGGGTGCCGGATACAACCTCATCGCAGTGCCGCTGGCTGCCGGTGTGCTCGCACCGCTCGGATTCGTCTTACCGATGTCAGTCGGCGCCATCCTCATGTCACTGTCGACGATCGTCGTGGCGCTCAACGCGCAACTGTTGCGCCGCCTCGACCTGAGCCCTGAGGCCAGCACACGCGCAGTTCTCAACCGTTAG
- a CDS encoding metal-sensitive transcriptional regulator yields MTHVDDADHCPASGSVHHGYITDKDKYLKRLKRIEGQARGISRMIEDERYCIDILTQADALTKALQSVSLALLDDHLRHCVRDAAAAGGPAADAKLTEATEAIARLVRS; encoded by the coding sequence ATGACTCACGTCGACGACGCTGACCACTGCCCAGCATCGGGGTCGGTCCACCACGGCTATATCACCGATAAGGACAAATATCTCAAACGCTTGAAACGCATTGAAGGCCAAGCCCGCGGCATCAGCCGGATGATCGAGGACGAACGCTACTGCATCGACATCCTCACCCAAGCCGACGCACTGACCAAAGCCCTGCAAAGCGTCTCGCTGGCACTGCTCGACGACCATCTCCGACACTGCGTTCGAGACGCTGCAGCCGCCGGGGGACCAGCCGCCGACGCCAAACTCACCGAAGCAACCGAAGCCATCGCCCGACTCGTACGGTCATGA
- a CDS encoding AMP-binding protein, with translation MTARATGDDRAVMFERLVDHLACHGDAVAVITAEKAVTYAELATQVATRAEELGTCRKLVLLETRNDLPTLVTYLGALAGHHVVLPVPAGGDNRSVVDTYRPDVIVTDGVVTDGPRYRTTPELHPDLALLLSTSGSTGSPKLVRLSRFNLAANADSIATYLDITRTDRAATTLPMSYCYGLSVIHSHLLRGAAVVLTDLSVVDDDFWNVFRKCGATSFAGVPHTFELLDRIGFEAMSLPDLRYVTQAGGRLDPDRVRRLADLGGRAGWRFFVMYGATEATARMAYLPPELAHDHPESIGIPIPGGSFRIEPVDGMPDGTGELFYRGPNVMMGYAHTAADLASDAGIEELRTGDISRQRRDGLYEVVGRSDRFVKLYGLRIDLQRVESALHADGVTAICTDGDGLLLVGAVDCPEDTDVAAAAADASGLPRAAIRVVDVDEIPRLPTGKPDYRSLRERAAEPTTADARLDLRGLFADVLQIDTADVDPRSSFVDLGGNSLSYVAMSVRLERALGHLPADWPRLPLSELESARKTRRWWGTTLETSVALRAAAIVLVAGSHAELWVLWGGAHVLLGVAGYNFGRFCLTPLPRATRVRHLVSTIRWIAVPAILWVAFALLVTDDYAASNVLLANKFLGPEDSMTAGRLWFVEFLVWVLVGLALLCATRWGDRAERRWPFGVAAAFLALGMALRWDVFGIGFGKSAWFTMLAFWFFAIGWAASKSSTVWQRLAVTAVLAIGIVGYFGQPNREALVFIGLALLIWLPAIRCPSAFTVTAGVIAEASLFIYLTHYQVYPLFGEQKLVGVLAAIVVGILLTQLVTLTRKKAHRYTPTAITRGQAAARR, from the coding sequence ATGACCGCCCGCGCGACGGGCGATGACCGCGCCGTGATGTTCGAGCGGCTCGTTGACCACCTTGCCTGCCACGGCGACGCCGTCGCGGTGATCACCGCCGAGAAGGCCGTTACCTACGCCGAACTCGCGACGCAGGTCGCGACCCGCGCCGAGGAACTGGGTACTTGCCGCAAGCTCGTCCTGCTCGAGACCCGCAACGACCTGCCCACGCTGGTGACCTACCTCGGTGCGCTCGCCGGCCACCACGTGGTGCTGCCCGTGCCCGCGGGCGGTGACAACCGGTCGGTCGTCGACACCTACCGCCCCGACGTCATCGTCACCGACGGCGTCGTCACCGACGGCCCACGCTACCGGACCACCCCCGAACTCCACCCGGACCTGGCCCTGCTCCTTTCGACGTCCGGCAGTACCGGCTCCCCTAAGCTGGTGCGATTGTCCCGGTTCAACCTCGCCGCCAACGCCGATTCTATCGCCACCTATCTCGACATCACCCGAACCGACAGGGCCGCAACGACTCTGCCGATGTCGTACTGCTATGGCCTGTCGGTGATCCACAGTCACCTGCTGCGCGGAGCCGCAGTCGTGCTCACCGACCTCTCCGTGGTCGACGACGACTTCTGGAACGTGTTCCGGAAGTGCGGCGCAACGTCGTTCGCGGGTGTTCCGCATACCTTCGAGCTGCTCGACCGGATCGGCTTCGAGGCGATGTCGCTGCCGGACCTGCGCTACGTCACCCAGGCCGGCGGACGGCTCGACCCGGATCGCGTGCGCCGGCTGGCAGACCTCGGCGGGCGGGCGGGTTGGCGATTCTTCGTCATGTACGGCGCCACCGAGGCCACCGCGCGCATGGCGTATCTGCCGCCGGAACTCGCTCACGACCATCCCGAGTCGATCGGCATTCCGATCCCCGGTGGGTCGTTCCGCATCGAGCCGGTCGACGGAATGCCCGACGGCACCGGCGAACTCTTCTACCGCGGACCCAACGTCATGATGGGGTACGCCCACACCGCCGCCGATCTCGCCAGTGATGCCGGGATCGAGGAACTGCGCACCGGCGACATCTCCCGGCAGCGCCGCGACGGCCTCTACGAGGTGGTCGGGCGCAGCGACCGGTTCGTCAAGCTGTACGGACTGCGCATCGACCTGCAACGCGTCGAGTCGGCCCTGCACGCCGACGGCGTCACCGCGATCTGCACCGACGGCGACGGCCTGCTGCTCGTGGGCGCCGTCGATTGTCCCGAGGACACCGACGTCGCTGCCGCGGCGGCCGACGCGTCGGGGCTGCCCCGGGCCGCGATCCGGGTGGTGGACGTCGACGAGATCCCCCGCCTGCCCACCGGCAAGCCGGACTATCGCAGCCTGCGCGAGCGGGCCGCCGAGCCGACGACCGCCGATGCCCGCCTGGACCTGCGCGGTCTGTTCGCCGACGTGCTGCAGATCGACACGGCCGACGTCGATCCCCGCAGTAGCTTCGTCGACCTCGGCGGCAACTCGCTGTCTTACGTCGCCATGTCGGTGCGGCTCGAACGCGCGCTCGGGCACCTGCCAGCGGATTGGCCGCGGCTGCCGCTGAGCGAGCTGGAGTCCGCCCGCAAGACCCGCCGGTGGTGGGGAACAACGCTGGAGACCAGCGTGGCGCTGCGTGCGGCGGCGATCGTTTTGGTCGCCGGCTCGCACGCGGAGCTGTGGGTGTTGTGGGGCGGCGCGCACGTTCTGTTGGGCGTCGCCGGATACAACTTCGGCCGCTTCTGCCTCACCCCCCTGCCGCGCGCCACCCGGGTGCGTCACCTGGTCAGCACCATCAGGTGGATCGCCGTGCCCGCCATACTGTGGGTGGCATTCGCGCTGCTGGTCACCGACGACTATGCGGCCTCGAATGTGTTGCTGGCCAACAAGTTCCTGGGCCCAGAGGACAGCATGACCGCTGGGCGGTTGTGGTTCGTCGAGTTCCTGGTGTGGGTTCTGGTCGGGCTGGCGCTGCTGTGCGCGACGCGGTGGGGTGACCGCGCCGAACGCCGGTGGCCGTTCGGCGTTGCGGCGGCATTCCTGGCCCTGGGCATGGCCCTGCGGTGGGACGTCTTCGGCATCGGGTTCGGCAAGTCCGCCTGGTTCACCATGCTGGCGTTCTGGTTCTTCGCCATCGGCTGGGCTGCCTCGAAGTCGTCGACGGTGTGGCAGCGGCTCGCCGTGACCGCGGTCCTCGCGATCGGAATCGTCGGGTACTTCGGCCAACCCAACCGCGAGGCCTTGGTGTTCATCGGGCTGGCGCTGCTGATCTGGCTGCCCGCCATTCGCTGCCCATCCGCTTTCACGGTCACTGCCGGTGTGATCGCCGAGGCGTCACTGTTCATCTATCTGACGCACTACCAGGTGTATCCGCTGTTCGGCGAACAGAAGCTCGTCGGCGTGCTGGCCGCGATCGTCGTCGGCATCCTGCTGACCCAGCTGGTCACGCTAACTCGCAAAAAGGCTCACCGATACACGCCGACCGCCATCACTCGCGGTCAGGCTGCCGCTCGGCGGTGA
- a CDS encoding L,D-transpeptidase: protein MPQTGCPPAFRATTHWLRTTVLAVAVLLIATACTSSPTAAPTPDVITDKGTPYADLLVPKLEASVTDGAIGVAVDAPVTVTAGDGVLGQVSLTNEAGEPVNGQLGPDGVTWSSAEPLGYNKQYTLQAHAQGLGGTTSTSATFETHSPENLTMPYVLPNDGETVGVGQPIAIRFDENIANRVAAQQAITVTTNPPVEGAFYWLSSREVRWRPAEYWEPGTTVEVSVKAYGVDFGDGLFGQDDVTTRFTIGDQIIATADDATKTMTVRRNGEVVKTMPISMGKAKTPTDNGAYIIGDRYSFLVMDSSTYGVPVNSPDGYRTEVEWATQMSYSGIYVHSAPWSVGSQGIANVSHGCLNVNPANARWFYDNTRRGDIVEVINTTGPTLSGTDGLGDWNIPWEQWKAGNANL, encoded by the coding sequence ATGCCGCAGACAGGCTGCCCCCCAGCGTTTCGAGCGACGACGCACTGGCTGCGCACGACCGTCCTCGCGGTGGCGGTGCTGCTGATCGCGACCGCCTGCACCTCATCACCGACGGCGGCGCCCACTCCCGACGTCATCACCGACAAGGGCACGCCCTACGCAGACTTGCTCGTACCGAAACTGGAAGCGTCCGTCACTGATGGTGCCATCGGCGTCGCTGTCGATGCCCCCGTGACCGTTACCGCCGGCGACGGTGTTCTCGGCCAAGTGTCGCTGACCAACGAGGCGGGCGAACCTGTCAACGGGCAGCTGGGCCCCGACGGCGTTACCTGGTCATCGGCGGAACCGCTGGGCTACAACAAGCAGTACACCCTGCAGGCGCACGCACAAGGGCTTGGCGGAACGACAAGCACCAGCGCAACATTCGAAACCCATTCCCCCGAAAACCTGACGATGCCCTACGTCTTGCCCAATGACGGCGAAACAGTGGGCGTGGGTCAACCCATTGCAATTCGCTTTGACGAGAACATCGCTAACCGGGTTGCGGCGCAGCAAGCGATCACGGTGACCACTAACCCCCCGGTTGAAGGCGCCTTCTACTGGCTCAGCAGCCGTGAAGTCCGCTGGCGCCCCGCCGAGTACTGGGAGCCCGGAACCACCGTTGAGGTGTCGGTCAAGGCTTACGGGGTCGACTTCGGCGACGGGCTCTTCGGCCAGGATGACGTCACCACGCGCTTCACAATCGGCGACCAAATCATCGCCACCGCCGATGACGCCACCAAGACGATGACCGTACGGCGCAACGGCGAAGTCGTCAAAACCATGCCCATCTCCATGGGCAAAGCCAAAACGCCCACCGACAACGGCGCCTACATCATCGGCGACCGCTACTCATTCCTGGTGATGGATTCGTCCACCTACGGAGTCCCCGTCAACTCACCCGACGGGTACCGCACCGAAGTCGAATGGGCCACGCAAATGTCCTACAGCGGCATCTACGTGCACTCAGCGCCATGGTCGGTGGGTAGCCAAGGCATCGCCAACGTCAGCCACGGATGCCTCAACGTCAACCCGGCCAACGCCCGCTGGTTCTACGACAACACCCGACGCGGCGACATCGTGGAAGTCATCAACACAACCGGCCCCACACTGTCAGGAACCGACGGCCTCGGCGACTGGAACATCCCCTGGGAGCAATGGAAGGCCGGAAACGCCAACCTCTGA